A window of the Vigna angularis cultivar LongXiaoDou No.4 chromosome 3, ASM1680809v1, whole genome shotgun sequence genome harbors these coding sequences:
- the LOC108324575 gene encoding uncharacterized protein LOC108324575 yields MIFAKPKGLPPNRSQNHCIPLLLDVNAVRVKPYKYPHSQKQQIENVVQQMLEDEIITHNTSPFSSPIILVKKKDDTWRFCTDYRALNVVTIKDIFPIPTVEELLDELFGAKFFSKMDLRSGYQQILVHPTDKFKTAFRTHQGHWKDNQEADALSRSFFMAWSHRETNLMSKIHKATQLDPNLQSVIQACAVGKLPNINYSYYDGFLHWKHRVMIPRDAEIIQLLLKEYHSSTLGGHVGITRTMARLSSQFYWSGMLKDLLSMSKNSLYANKLNLPPLYQQGYYNHCQCRIRLGKI; encoded by the exons ATGATATTTGCAAAACCTAAGGGTCTTCCCCCAAATAGATCTCAAAACCACTGCATTCCTCTCTTGCTTGATGTGAACGCTGTGAGAGTGAAGCCATACAAATATCCTCATAGTCAGAAACAACAGATTGAGAATGTGGTGCAACAGATGTTGGAGGATGAGATTATTACCCACAACACCAGCCCTTTTTCTTCACCAATTATTTTGGTCAAAAAGAAAGATGACACTTGGAGGTTTTGTACTGACTATAGGGCATTGAATGTTGTAACAATCAAAGACATATTTCCTATACCAACTGTTGAAGAGCTATTAGATGAATTATTTGGTGCTAAATTCTTTTCTAAGATGGATCTCAGATCAGGCTATCAACAAATTTTGGTCCACCCTACTGACAAGTTCAAAACTGCTTTCAGAACCCATCAAGGCCACT GGAAGGATAACCAGGAAGCTGATGCACTATCCAGATCCTTCTTTATGGCATGGTCCCATAGAGAGACTAATTTGATGTCCAAAATTCATAAAGCCACACAACTTGACCCTAATCTTCAATCTGTTATACAAGCTTGCGCAGTAGGGAAACTAcctaatattaattattcatacTATGATGGATTCTTACATTGGAAGCACAGAGTGATGATTCCTAGAGATGCTGAGATTATACAACTATTACTCAAGGAATACCACAGTTCGACATTAGGGGGTCATGTTGGAATAACTAGAACTATGGCTCGGTTGTCTTCTCAATTTTATTGGTCTGGCATGCTCAAAGATTTACTCAGTATGTCCAAGAATTCCTTATATGCCAACAAGCTAAATCTGCCACCACTCTACCAACAGGGTTATTACAACCACTGTCAATGCCGAATCAGGCTTGGGAAGATATAA